In a genomic window of Niallia taxi:
- a CDS encoding heme-binding protein: protein MTKDEVLQLEKELSFDSFSNEDAYNIALSIVNRIKKDQLKNIRIRAVLDGEIVFQYLMKGKKGDIWLNRKQNTIERFHHSGYYIFLDNEENGTYEQYKDDETIVICGGGFPIIVKDEIVGSFIVSGLDHVEDHQLIVDAFREYKIKKVDAFIKGV, encoded by the coding sequence ATGACGAAAGATGAAGTACTTCAGTTAGAAAAGGAATTATCCTTTGATTCCTTCAGTAATGAAGATGCTTATAATATAGCCTTAAGTATTGTAAATAGAATAAAGAAAGACCAGTTAAAAAATATAAGAATAAGAGCTGTTTTAGATGGCGAGATAGTATTTCAGTATCTGATGAAAGGCAAAAAAGGTGATATCTGGTTAAACAGAAAACAGAATACTATTGAAAGATTCCATCATAGCGGATACTACATTTTCTTAGATAATGAAGAAAATGGTACCTATGAACAATATAAAGATGATGAAACGATTGTAATTTGCGGTGGAGGCTTTCCAATCATTGTTAAAGATGAGATAGTTGGTAGTTTTATAGTAAGTGGATTAGACCATGTTGAGGATCATCAGTTGATTGTTGATGCTTTTAGGGAATATAAAATAAAAAAAGTTGACGCTTTCATAAAGGGAGTATAA
- a CDS encoding PTS transporter subunit EIIB, with protein sequence MSYKQTAAEVLKYVGGNKNVSHLEYYSTRLRFSLNDNSKANVDQLKKIPGVMAVKMNAQCQVVIGNEVVEVYNEVKKLLVPNEGDR encoded by the coding sequence ATGAGCTACAAACAAACAGCAGCAGAGGTGTTAAAGTATGTGGGCGGGAATAAAAACGTTTCCCACCTTGAGTATTATTCGACAAGATTACGTTTTTCCTTAAATGATAATAGTAAAGCAAATGTAGATCAGTTAAAAAAGATTCCAGGTGTAATGGCGGTTAAAATGAACGCCCAATGCCAAGTTGTCATAGGTAATGAAGTAGTTGAAGTATATAACGAGGTAAAAAAACTTTTAGTACCAAATGAAGGAGACAGATGA
- a CDS encoding EVE domain-containing protein, translating into MHNEKRYWIGVASRDHVLNAVQGGFAQLCHGKHAPLRKMSTGDWIIYYSPKVNYKESAPHQKFTAIGKIIDEDVYQVNMGNDFVPFRRNIDFIPSIETPIKPLILKLSFIKNTKYWGYSFRYGHIEISEKDFKLIAEKMVNKKGD; encoded by the coding sequence ATGCATAATGAAAAAAGGTACTGGATTGGTGTTGCTTCTCGTGATCATGTTTTAAATGCAGTCCAAGGTGGATTCGCTCAGCTTTGTCATGGCAAACATGCGCCTTTAAGAAAGATGAGCACTGGTGATTGGATAATTTATTACTCTCCCAAGGTTAATTATAAAGAAAGTGCTCCTCATCAAAAATTTACTGCTATTGGAAAAATTATTGATGAAGATGTTTATCAGGTGAATATGGGGAATGATTTTGTACCTTTCCGAAGAAATATTGATTTTATTCCTAGCATTGAAACACCCATTAAACCACTAATTTTAAAACTGTCATTTATTAAAAATACAAAATACTGGGGTTATTCCTTTCGATATGGTCATATAGAAATAAGCGAAAAAGATTTTAAACTAATAGCAGAAAAAATGGTTAATAAAAAAGGAGATTAG
- a CDS encoding rhodanese-like domain-containing protein, with amino-acid sequence MNALDYFKARLEATVSPMDYLRLAQVDPERYFLIDVRNGPEHVRSLTIKNANIIPQQELQERIHEIPKNKEIIVYCWDVWCNTAAKVAVFLLERGYKVKELSGGIAAWKEMNFPVSDAPLNVNPSDNCGC; translated from the coding sequence ATGAATGCACTCGATTATTTTAAAGCACGTCTGGAAGCAACTGTTAGTCCTATGGATTATTTAAGATTGGCACAAGTCGATCCAGAAAGATACTTCTTAATTGATGTAAGAAACGGTCCTGAACATGTAAGAAGTCTAACAATAAAAAATGCTAATATTATTCCTCAACAAGAGTTGCAAGAGCGAATACATGAAATTCCTAAAAATAAAGAAATTATTGTTTACTGTTGGGATGTCTGGTGTAATACAGCAGCTAAAGTAGCAGTATTTTTGTTAGAGCGTGGTTATAAAGTAAAAGAGTTGTCTGGTGGGATAGCTGCGTGGAAAGAAATGAATTTTCCTGTCTCAGATGCTCCTCTAAATGTTAATCCATCTGATAATTGTGGATGCTAA
- a CDS encoding MarR family winged helix-turn-helix transcriptional regulator, protein MEKWNQSYGFLLGKVLQQMETKFAEGLTPYKINARQYGVLLFISGNPYSSQKDISENLQIDRTTMVSHIDHLETLGFVERTRNPNDRRSYSLLITSKGTQVLDSRWEFLIETELEVLTPLNNQEKQLLKELLVKIWN, encoded by the coding sequence TTGGAAAAATGGAATCAATCTTATGGCTTTTTACTAGGAAAAGTTCTTCAACAAATGGAAACTAAATTTGCTGAAGGACTGACCCCTTATAAAATTAATGCTAGACAATATGGAGTCCTTTTATTTATTAGCGGAAACCCTTATTCTTCACAAAAGGATATTTCCGAAAATCTACAAATTGATCGGACGACTATGGTTAGCCATATCGATCACCTAGAAACTTTAGGATTTGTAGAGAGAACTAGAAATCCTAATGATAGAAGATCCTATAGTCTTTTAATCACATCAAAAGGGACTCAAGTTTTAGATTCACGTTGGGAATTTCTAATTGAAACGGAATTAGAAGTACTCACCCCTTTAAACAATCAAGAAAAACAATTGCTTAAGGAGTTACTTGTAAAAATTTGGAACTAA
- a CDS encoding rhamnogalacturonan lyase family protein, whose translation MGFNNISRKIFAFLLLIILSVTSVLPSNTAQAASEPRQMEKLGRGVVAVRDGSDVFISWRLLALEPTEVGFNIYRTTSGEKEIKLNSSVLTEGTNFTDTSADLTREHDYTVKPVINGKEQEEDTASSSFTFKANTADGPYLTVPLKSGGPIRNVWVGDFDGDGEYDYFVSRHKETHQIVEAYKRDGTFLWSANLGPNSENKNRISPGSATLDTGMWDGATVYDLDGDGKAEVILKIANGVTLGDGQVWNDSNNNKQWIAVLDGMTGKIEASHPLPDDYLSIGPLATQLGVGYVNGKTPSIVVFAKNRNKDKTFNLVVSTYSYNGSNMKMDWKWLRGSQETIDGHQMRIADLDGDGKDEINEVGFALNSDGSLRYTLADSNVRHGDRFYIGKFDPNSPGLQGYGVQQNNKTGILEHYYDATTGFMHWQHIDEATAGLQDIGRGDIGDLDPRYPGFEVWSFSGIYNGPTNTQITTKENQPYPSFRLWWDGDLLSESWNDGKIEKWNYETSKVSRLVTNYKFENAKVNDRRAPAFYGDIFGDWREEVVMTNNDYSKLVIFTTSTPSNTRLYTLAQNPMYRNSMTIKGYYQSHLPDYYLGSEMTIPSKPNIYLAE comes from the coding sequence TTGGGTTTCAACAATATATCTAGAAAAATTTTTGCATTTTTATTACTGATCATCCTATCAGTAACTTCTGTTTTACCTAGTAATACTGCTCAGGCAGCTTCTGAACCAAGACAAATGGAGAAATTGGGTAGAGGTGTGGTTGCTGTACGTGATGGTTCAGATGTATTTATCAGTTGGCGCTTGCTTGCTTTGGAACCAACTGAAGTTGGTTTTAATATCTATCGTACTACGAGTGGTGAGAAAGAAATAAAACTTAATTCTTCTGTTCTAACAGAAGGTACCAATTTTACAGATACTAGTGCAGATTTAACCAGGGAACATGATTATACGGTTAAGCCTGTTATCAATGGAAAGGAACAAGAGGAAGATACTGCAAGTTCATCCTTTACTTTTAAAGCTAACACAGCGGATGGGCCTTACTTAACAGTCCCATTAAAAAGTGGAGGACCAATTCGTAATGTTTGGGTTGGGGATTTTGATGGAGACGGTGAATACGATTATTTTGTTAGTCGTCATAAAGAAACACATCAAATAGTGGAAGCATACAAACGTGATGGAACATTCCTGTGGTCTGCAAACCTCGGGCCAAATAGTGAAAATAAAAATAGAATCTCTCCTGGTTCTGCTACATTAGATACCGGCATGTGGGATGGTGCAACGGTTTACGATTTAGATGGTGATGGAAAAGCAGAAGTAATTCTTAAAATTGCCAATGGTGTCACATTAGGAGACGGCCAAGTTTGGAATGATAGTAATAATAATAAGCAGTGGATTGCCGTTCTTGATGGAATGACAGGAAAGATAGAAGCTTCTCACCCACTTCCTGATGATTATCTTTCCATTGGACCTCTGGCAACTCAATTAGGAGTTGGTTATGTGAATGGAAAAACACCAAGTATTGTTGTTTTCGCAAAAAACCGTAACAAGGATAAAACCTTTAATTTAGTTGTTTCTACATACAGCTATAACGGTTCTAATATGAAGATGGATTGGAAATGGTTGCGTGGATCACAGGAAACCATTGACGGACATCAAATGAGGATCGCTGATTTAGATGGCGATGGGAAAGATGAGATAAATGAAGTCGGTTTTGCACTCAACAGTGATGGTAGCTTGCGATATACATTAGCCGACAGTAATGTTAGACATGGAGACCGTTTTTATATTGGGAAATTTGATCCAAACTCTCCTGGTCTTCAAGGATATGGTGTTCAACAGAATAACAAAACTGGTATACTTGAGCATTATTATGATGCTACAACAGGCTTCATGCATTGGCAACATATAGATGAGGCAACAGCTGGATTACAAGATATAGGACGTGGTGATATCGGAGATTTGGACCCTCGATACCCTGGATTTGAGGTATGGTCTTTTTCTGGAATTTATAATGGCCCTACCAATACCCAAATTACAACAAAAGAAAATCAACCATATCCTTCTTTCCGTTTATGGTGGGATGGAGATCTTTTAAGTGAAAGTTGGAATGATGGGAAAATTGAAAAGTGGAACTATGAAACGAGTAAGGTTTCACGACTGGTCACAAATTATAAATTCGAGAATGCTAAAGTTAATGATCGCAGAGCACCTGCTTTTTATGGAGACATTTTCGGAGATTGGAGAGAAGAAGTTGTGATGACAAATAACGACTATTCCAAGCTTGTTATATTCACCACATCTACACCAAGCAATACACGTCTATATACGCTTGCTCAAAATCCAATGTATCGAAATAGCATGACAATAAAGGGATATTATCAATCACACTTACCTGACTACTATCTTGGTAGTGAAATGACTATTCCTTCAAAACCTAATATCTATTTAGCAGAATAG
- a CDS encoding TetR/AcrR family transcriptional regulator, with protein MILINKKELTSTQILEAALSLFKNFGIEKTSLAMIAKEVGITKPSIYYHFSSKEELVEHSFNHTLRNYKFNAFFHINELNKDNYGEKLYQFGLDLLPTTVDDNYELVKVLNEFTLLSSRNSNFKQRLVSVQFEFINGFRNILLKGIDEGVIKVSNVDNYAQILALVIDNIARSIMMGFDIDYKEVWKETVNSLLKEEERI; from the coding sequence GTGATACTTATCAATAAAAAAGAATTAACCTCTACTCAAATTCTTGAAGCAGCATTAAGTCTTTTTAAAAACTTCGGTATAGAGAAGACAAGTTTAGCGATGATAGCAAAAGAAGTAGGGATTACAAAACCTTCAATTTACTATCATTTTTCGTCGAAGGAAGAGTTAGTAGAACACTCTTTTAATCATACTCTTAGGAACTATAAATTTAATGCATTTTTCCATATTAATGAACTAAATAAAGATAACTATGGTGAAAAACTGTATCAATTTGGATTAGACTTATTACCAACTACAGTGGATGACAACTATGAATTAGTAAAGGTTTTAAATGAATTCACATTATTATCCAGTCGGAATTCTAATTTTAAACAGCGTCTTGTAAGTGTACAATTCGAGTTTATTAACGGATTTAGAAATATTTTATTAAAAGGAATTGATGAAGGAGTTATTAAAGTTTCTAATGTTGATAATTATGCTCAAATTCTAGCATTAGTCATTGATAATATAGCGAGGAGTATAATGATGGGCTTTGATATTGATTACAAGGAAGTTTGGAAAGAAACAGTTAATAGTTTATTAAAAGAGGAAGAGAGAATATAG
- a CDS encoding (S)-benzoin forming benzil reductase codes for MRYFIITGTSRGIGESLARILLNDENNQVICISRGMSENLNFQSGLKPVNVFNFSFDLNNLSDIESLFQSVFSFINEDNVDSIYLINNAGILSPIGPIEETISEDVIRNINVNLIAPILLTSHFIKYTKNWKIDKRVLNISSGSAKYLLPSQSPYSTAKAGLDSFTKSIYIEQKEEPFPVKVASVYPGVIDTKLQTEIRSTSKEKFPYVELFNQLYVEGKLQTPLETAEKLIQLLMSSDYGKETLVEELTQM; via the coding sequence ATGAGGTATTTTATTATAACGGGAACTTCTAGAGGTATTGGAGAATCATTGGCAAGGATATTGTTAAATGATGAGAATAATCAGGTTATATGTATTTCAAGAGGTATGAGTGAAAATTTAAATTTTCAATCAGGATTAAAACCAGTTAATGTATTTAATTTTTCTTTTGACCTTAATAATTTATCGGATATTGAATCCCTTTTTCAAAGTGTATTTAGTTTTATTAATGAAGATAATGTTGATTCTATTTATTTAATCAATAATGCAGGTATTCTTTCCCCTATTGGACCGATTGAAGAAACTATTAGTGAAGATGTCATTAGAAATATTAATGTAAACTTAATTGCTCCAATTTTGCTAACATCTCATTTTATTAAGTACACAAAAAATTGGAAAATAGACAAAAGAGTATTAAACATCTCTTCTGGTTCTGCAAAATATTTGCTTCCTTCACAAAGCCCTTATAGTACAGCAAAAGCTGGGCTAGATTCGTTTACAAAAAGTATTTATATAGAACAAAAAGAAGAACCTTTTCCAGTAAAAGTTGCATCAGTTTATCCAGGTGTAATTGATACAAAATTACAAACTGAAATACGGTCAACAAGTAAGGAAAAGTTCCCATATGTTGAATTGTTTAATCAATTATATGTAGAAGGAAAGTTACAAACACCTTTAGAGACTGCTGAAAAACTAATTCAACTATTAATGAGTAGTGATTACGGTAAAGAGACTTTAGTAGAAGAATTAACACAAATGTAA
- a CDS encoding HU family DNA-binding protein: protein MNKTELINAVAENSELSKKDSTRVVDSLMETITTALKNGEKVEILGFGSFSVSERAARKGRNPQTGEEIEIAASKAPTFKAGKNLKDAVKE from the coding sequence ATGAACAAAACAGAACTTATTAATGCAGTAGCTGAAAACTCTGAACTATCAAAAAAAGACTCAACTAGAGTAGTTGACTCCTTAATGGAAACAATCACAACAGCATTAAAAAATGGTGAAAAAGTAGAGATTCTAGGATTTGGATCTTTTTCTGTTAGTGAACGTGCTGCAAGAAAAGGACGTAATCCTCAAACTGGTGAAGAAATAGAAATTGCAGCAAGCAAAGCACCAACTTTTAAAGCTGGAAAAAACTTAAAAGATGCTGTGAAAGAATAA
- a CDS encoding permease — MTMLKKYRFFSFLLLGLLIIAFINHSIALKTIQITGKSILDMLFLLPPIFILVGLLDQWVKKESLIRYMGEKSGIYGVFFTLLLATVAAGPLYIAFPIAVLLLKKGASVRYIVFFLGAWSTVKLPVIVYEITSFGSKFTLIHICFGLVFYYITGILFEKFFNRQTLIKHDIKKNV; from the coding sequence ATGACAATGCTAAAAAAATATCGGTTCTTTTCCTTTTTATTATTAGGGCTACTTATAATTGCGTTTATTAATCACTCTATTGCTTTAAAAACCATTCAGATTACTGGGAAAAGTATTTTAGATATGTTATTCCTTCTTCCTCCTATATTCATTTTAGTGGGATTATTAGATCAATGGGTAAAGAAAGAATCACTTATTCGGTATATGGGGGAAAAATCAGGTATATATGGAGTTTTCTTCACCTTATTATTAGCAACGGTGGCTGCAGGCCCTCTTTATATTGCCTTTCCAATTGCAGTACTATTATTAAAAAAAGGAGCCAGCGTCCGCTATATAGTGTTTTTCTTAGGTGCTTGGTCAACAGTAAAATTACCAGTTATAGTCTATGAAATCACTTCATTTGGCTCTAAATTTACTCTTATTCATATTTGTTTTGGCCTCGTGTTTTACTATATAACAGGAATTCTTTTTGAAAAATTTTTTAACCGACAAACATTGATAAAGCATGATATAAAAAAAAACGTCTAG